A window of the Henckelia pumila isolate YLH828 chromosome 3, ASM3356847v2, whole genome shotgun sequence genome harbors these coding sequences:
- the LOC140893338 gene encoding AP-2 complex subunit alpha-1-like yields the protein MLPEAVMFTSALKYNKFMGPVPGATSFPQVIQTAATFNVSLFEAIGRVGFIVTSCLLNENHDFFRLAINTVRDDIIGRNETFQCLALTLVGNIGGREFAESLALDVQKLLISSSVRPLVRKKAALCLLRLYRKNPDVMNVDGW from the exons ATGCTACCCGAAG CCGTGATGTTTACTTCTGCTTTGAAATACAACAAGTTTATGGGCCCAGTTCCGGGAGCCACTAGCTTCCCTCAAGTCATTCAAACTGCAGCAACTTTCAATGTATCCCTGTTTGAAGCCATTGGGAGG GTTGGATTTATAGTCACATCATGCCTTCTCAATGAGAATCATGATTTTTTTAGACTAGCAATTAATACAGTGCGAGATGATATTATCGGGCGTAATGAGACTTTTCAGTGTCTAGCTTTAACATTG GTTGGAAATATTGGTGGGAGAGAATTTGCTGAATCCCTAGCTCTTGATGTTCAAAAATTACTC ATTTCTAGTAGTGTCAGACCACTAGTGAGGAAGAAGGCAGCGTTATGCCTATTGCGCCTCTACAGAAAAAATCCTGATGTGATGAATGTTGATGGCtggtaa